ttcaatccatctatccaacagaacaggagagacagacgttgtttccatgtcaccccaactcagtaccactgacaggtagatacataaatcccagcccaaattctcacccactatcaaattatcagtgtgtcaatcccacaatagtgcaacctcagctacaaattaaatacacaaagaactgacacatggttcccttttcaaagttacagaattaagggcggcgcagtggttagcaccgcagcctcacatctccagcgacccgggttcaattctgggtactgcctgtgtggagtttgcaaggtctccctgtgtctgcgtgggtttcctcctggtgctctggtttcctcccacatgaccaaaagatttacaggttgataggtaaattggccatgataaattgcccctagtataggtaggtggtagggaaatatagggacaggtggggatgtggtaggaatatggaattattgtaggattagtataaatgggtggttgatggttggcacagactcggtgggccgaagggcctgtttcagtgctgtatctctaaactaaactaatataatctgagattcaagttaaataccagcccaagatttacacatgttatcagtttattatcagtattaattcccataatgtgtccagacatatacattagatacaagtccaaatctaaaatgcataatcagattgagagattctgaaatatcgtataacctgagatacaaactcagattccagtttaaaactcatccggattgtgaaactaaaagatacattataaatttgatgagtttagtctgagctataaattacataccagtcctaaaacctcatagtgtcagatggaagatactgtacaattccagactgagctcattttacacacaagtccaagattctccctcagagtcagactgaatggcattgatcaaattgattagtacagcctgagttacacttgcacatcaatcctgtatcagattgaaagatacattatctttcactattatgttcacagtgacagatatttaatacttggcaaaacttcaaacatattgtctgcttaaaaccgaccacatctgtggcctgttgctgtgctgacattttatgcagaatgaatccagacttgcaaacagtcccagggacggaaggttatataatgaatcccccactcacacagagtaccagatattgacagataaagtgatgctgatacacatgctcagtgccagatgctgaaaagtataggttgattattgcactcactcacagtacctcagcctgagtcatctaaagcaacctaacacacaaatagtagcactgagagattgagaaagagtccaaaactcacatagagtaccagacactgacagagacaaactgaaaactacacgcacatggatataggattggctaactcacagaaaagagagtggggataaatggagcatattcagattggcaaactgtaactaatggagtgccacaggtacagtgctggggcctcaactatttatggtctatattaataacttgcatgaagggaccaagtatattgttgccaaatttgtagatggtacaaagatatttaggaaagcaagttgtgaggaggacacaatgtgtctgtgaagagatatagaaaggttaagtcagtgggaaaacatttggcagatggagtataatatggggaaatgtgagattgtctactttggcaggtagaatagaaaaacagaatattatttatatagagagagactgcagaatgctgctgtaccaaggaattacaaaaatgttagcatgaaggtatagcaagtaattggcatttttagcaaggggaatggagtataaaagtaaggaagttttgccataactttacagggcattagtgacatcccaaccccatacagttttggtctccttacataaggaggaatatacttgcattggaatcacttcaaagaaggttcactcggctgattgctgggatgtttgattgtcttaagagaaaaagttgagcaggctgggcctatactcactggagtttagaagattgagaggtgatcttattgaaacctgcaagattctcagtgggctggacaggtagatgctgagaggacgtttctccttgtaggggattgtagaattaggggccagagtttcagataagcagtctctctttcaagaaggagatgaggaggaatttcttctctgagagggttgttaatctttggaattctgctctgcagaggactgtggaggctgtgtcattgaatatattcaacgcagcaatagacagatttttgatctacaacagagtcaatggttatgggggcaggcaggaaagtgaagttaaggccacaatcagaacagccacgatcttattgagtggcggagcaggcttgatgggccaaatggtctactcctgtcctatttcgtatcttcttatgttcttatgcacacacacacacacacacacaaccaatgtgtggcggatctagaattaatcccactttcatacacaataccagtgactgaaaggtacagaattaatcccacagatagatacggtaccaccgacaggtacagaatgaatcccatgctcacagtcagcacccgggattgaaagatacatctgattcctaccctcacataacaatatcagactgagttacagaatgatttccacattcatactgggcaccaatgactgctaattaattcatcccacaatcacacacactaccaaaggctgacagatacagaattaatcccacactcctatgtagtagcaaagactgacacatacaaaatcattctcaaatactcctacagtagctggcagattcagtgaatgccaaactcacataaatcaccagagactgacagataaagaatgaactcacacacacactgagctactgacagatatagcttgaattccacataTACAGAACAACTGACAGATTAAGACAAAGTCCCAAAttacataacattccagagactaacAGAATGAATAAAATCCTCACATACTGTGgaactgacagaatgtattccacactcacatacaatactgaagactgacaaatacagaatgtaactcacactttcacaaattaccagtgagtgacaggtacagaatgaatcccacaaccacacatgacactagagatggatcgccaaaaaaacaataaggctgccagaatagatagaattcacatcaaaattctaaaatatggcagagaaacactcgacacaaatacatgtctcatttccctcatctggaaggaggagagcatgtcaggggatcaccgtgatgcggtaattgtgatcatctttaaaaaagGTTGACAcaaccgactgtgttaactatagaggggtatccctgctgtccaccacagggaaggtcatcacaagagcccttctcaactgcctcctccccgtggctgaagagctcctactggaaacaCAATGTGGATtgtgtccatcaacaggcacagtgaacataatcttcacagcaagacaacttcaagaaaatgtagggagcagcagcaacatttatacatggccttctctgacctgacaaaggccttcgactctaccagccgagagggattatggaatgtcctcctcaaacatactgcactacgacatgcaagctgtaatccttgccaacggatctatcactgacccaatccgagtgcaaactggggtcaagtaaggctgtgtcatcggcaccaatgctcttttccatcttccttgctgcaacaagtggcgcagtggttagcaccgcagcctcacagctccagggacccgggttcgattccaggtactgcctgtgtggagtttgcaagttctccctgtgtctgcgtgggttttctccgggtgctccggtttcctcccacaagccaaaagacttgcaggttgataggtaaattggccattataaattgtcactagtgtaggtaggtggtagggaaatatagggacaggtggggatgtttggtaggaatatgggattagcgtaggattagtataaatgggtggttgatgttcggcacagactcggtgggccgaagggcctgtttcagtgctgtatctctaatctaatctaaacactccacctcatctcctcacactcaaacacagtacctgacagagacagaatgaatccatacagcaccagagactgagagttaccaaattacataaaacactcgaaCACAGTAGCCGAGACTAAAaaggaaattaattgcacactcacatgcaatagcagagacacaacgacacagaatcagtcaataagtgtcctcccaacaacagccaggacatttcgagGAAGCgcgacacagtgagcagctctttcaatataaactggggctggggagagtctttgtgcaatatacttcctgattgcagtcagggtgtttgtgattggttgcaaatatttaatctgattggatggcgaaagagaccactgACAGAATTACAATaaaaaaaccattgtgacatcactcccaatcacgcaatcacaatctttacttttccccatccctcattagcatagagctgtgggattgtctatttaatccgcactcggaaggggtttggtttatttctgtgtctgaaattgaatctgaagatggttgaggagaagaagaaagcagctgctaagaagggcgccaagaaaactgtgagtaaaccgtcagcaaagggtggcaagaagcggagaaagtcgaggaaggagagttactccatctacatctacaaagtgatgaagcaggttcaccccgacaccagcatctcctccaaggccatgagcatcatgaactcgtttgtgaacgatattttcgagcgcatcgcgggtgaggcttcccgcctggcccattacaacaagcgcagcaccatcagctcccgggagatccagaccgccgtgcgcctgctgctgcccggggagctggccaagcacgccgtgtcggaagggacaaaggcggtgaccaagtacaccagctccaagtaaaactgcacaatggactgaaaaacatcccaaacacaacggctcttttaagagccacccacaatctctctgaaatagctgcatccgaacatctctatgaaatcattttaagacaatgtgtaacataatgAATGTCCCACTcttgtgtttttgtctgctgtccgataaaccgaactcaaacccataatccgctcatccgcctttccttttttgcataaagctgttattgtggttttgcacagcccctgaatgaccgcattaacagctgctttcagcggtaagggtcagacctcagtcccttcactctattcctgaaatgtgaactaattcatcattttattaacagcaactctccgcactgtaacagcccggaatgggattattacacagcagactaagggcagtttgaggactcgatccggctccctcttttcagagaaggacactgggctctgattgaagataaactgaacgtttctcttcagggaaatgctgtgaacagggatttagtcccgggacagtttgaaagcgattggagaaagatccacaatttaaacaacattttaaacccgcgcCTGTAATTGGTGACGGAACGAGTTGAATAGAACAAAATGAAGAGAAgagattttaaatatttgactaaggatgacatttattttgatccgctcctttctgacaatgaaattggcgggctttttgaaattgacacattttctgcttctgatgttgtggcggGAAAATCCCGCCCACTGTGTTTGTCAGTGacttgattggtgaagaatataggcaaatgaggtgaattttgtagcgaccaatggggagagttttcagtctataagtaaagtaaatgctgcagaaaatatccattctttgtgaaagtctttgtgagattgtggaaatgtctggaagaggaaagaccagcggcaaagctcgggccaaggccaagtctcgctcctcccgggctggactgcagttcccggtgggtcgtgttcacaggcacctaagaaagggtaactatgctgagcgtgtgggtgccggagccccggtctatctggctgctgtgctcgagtatctgaccgctgaaatcctcgagctggctggtaacgcggcccgggacaacaaaaagacccgcatcatccccagacacctgcagctggccgtccgcaacgacgaggagctcaacaagctgctgggaggggtgactatcgctcagggcggggtgctgcctaatatccaggccgtgctgctgcccaagaaaaccagcgctcagagctcccagaaaaagtaaagcggccaaaatgtcatctaataaaccaaaggctcttttcagagccacccacagtctctgtgaaagggctggttcctgtctgattccaaaatgtcagtaacaggaccgaatgagaactatttcaaatgtttaagcatctgtttcagtgatttctcactcccctcaaagcctgtctaatttattactttaacaccaagtttgagttatttgtcccgttacagattgttGAATAG
This genomic stretch from Heterodontus francisci isolate sHetFra1 unplaced genomic scaffold, sHetFra1.hap1 HAP1_SCAFFOLD_59, whole genome shotgun sequence harbors:
- the LOC137360610 gene encoding histone H2A-like, producing MSGRGKTSGKARAKAKSRSSRAGLQFPVGRVHRHLRKGNYAERVGAGAPVYLAAVLEYLTAEILELAGNAARDNKKTRIIPRHLQLAVRNDEELNKLLGGVTIAQGGVLPNIQAVLLPKKTSAQSSQKK